A window of the Butyricimonas faecalis genome harbors these coding sequences:
- a CDS encoding 1,9-bis(guanidino)-5-aza-nonane synthase has protein sequence MEKKDLLKDTIKHIDIKSYDSTQLIDAMRGMSFTSRDTARATDILMMMVGEKECTNILTIAGSTSAAGCMQVYVDMVRNKMVDVVVSTGASIIDMDLFEALGYKHYKGHQDVPDMQLRELYIDRIYDTFIDEEELQACDHTTYEIANNLEPRPYSSREFIWEIGKWLHEGHAVKKDSLIQTCYECGVPIFCPAFSDCSAGFGIGKHQWEHPDKHVSIDSVKDFIELTQIKIKAGTTGLFMVGGGTPKNFAQDTVVCAEILGFDVPMHKYAIQITVADVRDGACSSSTLKEACSWGKVDVTYEQMVYAEGTTVIPAIASYVYHNGPWKEREYKNWNKLFQK, from the coding sequence ATGGAAAAGAAAGATTTATTAAAAGACACTATCAAACACATCGACATCAAGTCGTATGACTCAACCCAACTGATCGACGCGATGCGCGGTATGTCATTCACCTCTCGCGACACGGCCAGAGCAACCGACATCCTGATGATGATGGTTGGAGAGAAAGAGTGTACTAATATTCTTACCATTGCCGGAAGTACCAGTGCTGCCGGATGTATGCAGGTTTACGTGGACATGGTTCGTAACAAAATGGTTGACGTGGTAGTTTCTACCGGTGCGTCCATCATCGACATGGACTTGTTCGAAGCCCTTGGCTACAAACACTACAAGGGACACCAAGACGTGCCTGACATGCAATTAAGAGAACTTTACATCGACCGTATTTACGATACGTTCATCGACGAAGAGGAATTACAGGCTTGCGACCACACGACTTACGAGATCGCCAACAACTTGGAACCGCGTCCTTATTCTTCACGTGAATTTATCTGGGAAATCGGTAAATGGTTACACGAAGGACACGCTGTGAAGAAAGACAGCCTGATTCAAACCTGTTATGAATGCGGAGTGCCCATCTTCTGCCCGGCCTTCTCCGATTGTAGCGCGGGCTTCGGTATCGGTAAACACCAATGGGAACACCCCGACAAACACGTGTCTATCGACTCCGTAAAAGACTTCATCGAATTGACCCAAATCAAGATCAAAGCAGGCACGACCGGATTGTTCATGGTAGGTGGTGGAACCCCGAAAAACTTCGCGCAAGACACCGTTGTATGTGCTGAAATCCTAGGATTCGACGTGCCAATGCACAAATACGCCATCCAGATCACCGTGGCCGACGTTCGCGACGGGGCTTGCTCCTCTTCAACCCTGAAAGAGGCTTGCTCTTGGGGTAAAGTTGACGTTACCTACGAACAAATGGTTTACGCCGAAGGAACCACCGTTATTCCCGCTATCGCAAGCTACGTTTACCACAACGGACCTTGGAAAGAGAGAGAATACAAGAACTGGAACAAACTATTCCAAAAATAA
- the speA gene encoding biosynthetic arginine decarboxylase, translated as MRKWSIDDSAELYNINGWGLNYFSINEKGHVTVTPKVGGPRIDIKELMEELQVRDVSAPVLLRFPDILDNRIEKISSCFQTAATEYGYTGKNFIIYPIKVNQMRPVVEEIVSHGTKYNIGLEAGSKPELHAVLSIDIDDDAMIICNGYKDENYIELALLAQKMGRNIYLVVEKLVELRNIAKISKRLKIRPNIGIRIKLASSGSGKWEESGGDVSKFGVNSSELLEAMDILEKNKMTDCLKLIHFHIGSQVTNIRRIKTALKEASQFYVQLKNLGYNIRFVDIGGGLGVDYDGTRSATSGNSMNYSIQEYVNDAVSALVDACEKNNLEQPNIITESGRSLTAHHSVLIFEALASTSLPAFDENEEIDENAHELVKELYDLWENLNQPRLIETWHDAMQIREDALGLFNLGLIDLFTRAQVERLFWSVARDVYDMAVATKHAPDELKKISKMLPDKYFCNFSLFQSLPDSWAIDQIFPIIPISRLNEQPTKSATIQDITCDSDGKIDNFISTRNFSYHLPVHELNGKEPYYLGVFLVGAYQEILGDLHNLFGDTNAVHIKVKGDDYVIDKVIEGETVADVLEYVQFMPKRMARTVEVWVTSSVKKGIISAEEGREFLSNYRSGLYGYTYLE; from the coding sequence ATGAGAAAATGGAGTATTGACGATTCAGCAGAACTGTACAATATTAACGGTTGGGGGCTGAACTATTTTTCGATTAACGAGAAGGGACACGTTACTGTAACACCGAAAGTCGGGGGACCGAGAATTGACATCAAGGAATTGATGGAGGAACTCCAGGTGCGGGATGTATCGGCTCCCGTGTTGTTAAGGTTCCCGGACATCCTTGATAACCGGATCGAGAAAATCTCTAGTTGTTTTCAAACAGCGGCGACGGAATATGGTTACACGGGTAAAAATTTTATCATTTATCCGATTAAAGTGAACCAGATGCGCCCCGTGGTGGAAGAGATTGTCAGTCACGGGACCAAGTATAATATTGGTCTTGAAGCAGGTTCTAAACCGGAATTGCACGCGGTGTTGTCGATTGATATTGACGACGACGCGATGATTATCTGTAACGGTTACAAGGACGAGAATTATATCGAGTTGGCTCTTTTGGCCCAGAAAATGGGACGAAATATATACTTGGTTGTCGAGAAGTTGGTTGAATTGAGAAATATCGCGAAGATCTCCAAACGCTTGAAAATTCGCCCGAATATAGGCATCCGTATTAAGTTGGCCAGTTCCGGGAGTGGGAAGTGGGAAGAGTCGGGAGGAGATGTCAGCAAGTTCGGGGTGAATTCGAGCGAGTTGCTGGAAGCCATGGATATTCTGGAGAAGAATAAGATGACGGATTGTTTGAAGTTGATCCATTTCCATATCGGTAGCCAGGTGACCAATATACGTCGCATCAAGACGGCGTTGAAAGAGGCTTCCCAGTTCTACGTGCAATTGAAAAATTTAGGGTACAATATACGTTTCGTGGATATCGGCGGGGGATTAGGCGTGGATTATGACGGGACACGCTCGGCCACGAGTGGAAACAGCATGAACTACTCGATTCAAGAGTACGTGAATGATGCCGTGTCCGCGCTGGTGGATGCCTGCGAGAAGAATAACCTGGAGCAGCCGAATATTATCACCGAGTCGGGACGTTCTCTGACGGCACATCACTCCGTGTTGATTTTCGAGGCGCTTGCCAGTACAAGTCTGCCCGCTTTCGATGAAAACGAGGAGATCGACGAGAATGCTCACGAGCTGGTGAAGGAGTTGTATGATTTGTGGGAGAACCTGAATCAGCCCCGGTTGATCGAGACTTGGCACGATGCCATGCAGATCCGGGAAGATGCTCTCGGTTTGTTTAACCTTGGTTTGATCGACTTGTTTACCCGTGCCCAGGTGGAGCGGTTGTTCTGGTCGGTGGCCAGAGACGTGTATGACATGGCCGTGGCCACGAAGCATGCCCCGGACGAGTTGAAGAAGATTTCCAAGATGTTGCCGGATAAATATTTCTGTAATTTCTCGTTATTCCAGTCTTTGCCTGATTCATGGGCGATCGACCAGATATTCCCGATCATACCGATTTCCCGTTTGAACGAGCAGCCGACGAAATCGGCAACAATTCAGGATATTACCTGTGATTCTGACGGGAAGATCGATAATTTTATCTCGACGCGCAATTTCTCGTACCATCTTCCGGTACACGAGTTGAATGGCAAGGAGCCGTATTACCTGGGCGTGTTCCTCGTGGGTGCCTACCAGGAGATTCTTGGTGACTTGCACAACCTGTTCGGTGACACGAATGCCGTCCATATCAAGGTGAAAGGCGATGATTACGTGATCGATAAGGTGATCGAGGGAGAGACGGTGGCCGACGTGTTGGAGTACGTGCAGTTTATGCCGAAGAGGATGGCCCGCACGGTGGAAGTGTGGGTAACTTCTTCCGTGAAAAAGGGAATTATCTCGGCTGAAGAAGGACGTGAGTTCCTGTCCAATTATCGTTCCGGACTGTACGGGTATACCTATTTGGAATAA
- the speB gene encoding agmatinase, whose product MENKNYGGLESEFTAYETAEIVVLPVPYDGTSTWLKGADKGPDAILEASANMELYDIETDSEVYTHGIATLEPVTEASSPEAMSQEVEKQVDKILTDKKFPVILGGEHSVSIGAFRAFAKHYDKFSVLQLDAHSDMRSEYEGSTHNHACVMARAKEVATVAQVGIRSSAIEEKENIMPDRIFYAHDLHDAKEGNNWMYMVSQKLHDNVYITIDLDVFDPAIVPATGTPEPDGLYYREVLNFLKLINERHNIVGLDVVELCPNDINKSSDFLASKLIYQILSIKYQNQSNN is encoded by the coding sequence ATGGAAAACAAAAATTATGGAGGACTCGAGAGCGAGTTTACGGCATACGAAACTGCCGAGATTGTAGTATTGCCTGTACCCTATGATGGAACAAGCACATGGTTGAAGGGAGCAGATAAAGGTCCGGATGCGATTCTGGAAGCATCGGCAAACATGGAACTCTACGATATTGAAACGGATTCCGAAGTATATACCCACGGTATCGCGACCCTGGAACCGGTGACAGAAGCCTCATCTCCGGAAGCCATGTCTCAAGAAGTTGAAAAACAAGTAGACAAAATATTAACCGACAAGAAATTCCCGGTTATTCTGGGAGGAGAACATTCCGTCAGCATCGGTGCATTCCGAGCATTTGCCAAACACTATGACAAATTCTCTGTTTTACAACTGGATGCACACTCCGACATGCGTAGCGAATACGAGGGATCTACCCACAACCACGCTTGCGTCATGGCACGAGCCAAAGAAGTGGCAACCGTGGCTCAGGTAGGAATCAGAAGTTCAGCCATCGAAGAAAAAGAAAACATCATGCCGGATCGCATTTTCTACGCTCACGATTTGCATGATGCCAAGGAAGGCAACAACTGGATGTACATGGTATCGCAAAAATTACACGACAACGTGTACATCACGATCGATTTGGACGTTTTCGACCCGGCTATTGTTCCGGCAACAGGAACTCCGGAACCTGACGGACTCTATTACAGAGAAGTACTGAACTTCCTCAAATTGATCAACGAGCGTCACAACATCGTTGGCTTGGACGTGGTAGAGCTTTGCCCCAACGATATCAATAAATCATCTGATTTCTTGGCTAGCAAATTGATCTATCAAATATTGAGTATCAAGTATCAAAACCAATCAAATAATTGA
- a CDS encoding KilA-N domain-containing protein → MAKIIVQNTPITVLNLEEQDYISLTDMASAKEGDSRAADVIKNWIRGRYTIEFLGTWEVIHNPGFKVVEFDHFRKSAGLPSFVLSASEWIESTNAIGIVVKKGRYGGTYAHKDIAFEFGSAISVPFKLYLIEEFQRLKNEEQRLLGWSAKRELSKINYRIHTDAIKQNLIPAEVTRAQASIIYANEADVLNVAMFGMTAKQWREANPDLKGNIRDYAAINELICLSNMENLNAVFIEQGMPQGERLLKLNQIAIHQMSVLQNGDNGERKLLK, encoded by the coding sequence ATGGCGAAAATTATCGTTCAAAATACACCGATTACAGTTCTCAATCTTGAAGAGCAGGATTATATCTCTCTTACCGACATGGCTTCTGCCAAAGAGGGTGACAGCAGAGCGGCAGACGTGATTAAGAACTGGATAAGAGGTCGCTATACAATTGAATTTCTTGGCACATGGGAGGTTATTCATAATCCTGGTTTTAAAGTGGTCGAATTCGACCACTTTAGGAAAAGTGCGGGGCTGCCGTCTTTCGTACTGAGTGCATCCGAATGGATAGAAAGTACCAATGCCATTGGTATCGTTGTGAAAAAAGGACGTTATGGAGGAACATACGCTCATAAGGATATTGCGTTTGAATTCGGTTCTGCAATCAGTGTGCCTTTTAAGTTGTATCTTATAGAAGAGTTTCAGCGGCTGAAGAACGAAGAACAAAGACTGCTCGGCTGGTCGGCAAAGCGTGAACTGTCGAAAATCAACTACCGCATACATACCGATGCCATAAAACAAAACCTTATCCCGGCAGAAGTTACTCGGGCGCAGGCAAGCATCATCTATGCCAACGAAGCCGACGTGTTGAATGTGGCGATGTTCGGCATGACTGCAAAGCAATGGCGTGAAGCCAATCCCGACCTGAAAGGCAATATCCGGGATTATGCCGCCATCAACGAACTTATATGTCTGTCAAACATGGAAAACCTCAATGCTGTGTTCATCGAACAGGGCATGCCGCAGGGAGAGCGTCTTTTAAAACTCAATCAGATAGCCATTCATCAGATGAGCGTACTGCAAAACGGCGATAATGGAGAGAGAAAGTTGTTGAAATAA
- the dinB gene encoding DNA polymerase IV gives MENRKIIHIDMDAFYASIEQRDHPEYRGKPLVVGRPEKRGVVAAASYEARRYGIHSAMSSMKAKQLCPDLIFASSHMEYYKSISMQIHEIFHEYTDIIEPLALDEAFLDVTENKKNIPLAVDIAKEIKNEIKEKLGLVASAGVSYNKFLAKIASDYKKPDGLYTIHPDRAPAFISKLPIEAFWGIGKITARKMHSLGIHTGADLKKCTLAFLIRNFGKAGTLYHDFANGIDLRVVTPERIRKSVGCESTFENDLTNYIAVIIELYHVTTELILRLEKSDFKGHTLTLKIRFHDFTQKTRSITMPHELRTKQDILPLAKKLLKDLELTQFRIRLLGLSVSNPFDELTSHGPLQLRINFD, from the coding sequence ATGGAAAACAGAAAGATCATTCATATCGACATGGACGCGTTCTACGCCTCTATCGAACAACGGGATCACCCGGAATACAGGGGAAAACCGCTTGTCGTGGGGCGTCCGGAGAAACGCGGGGTCGTGGCAGCCGCCAGCTACGAGGCACGCCGTTATGGCATACACTCTGCCATGTCGTCCATGAAAGCCAAACAACTCTGTCCCGACCTCATTTTCGCCAGTTCCCACATGGAATACTACAAATCGATATCCATGCAAATTCACGAAATATTCCACGAATACACGGACATCATCGAACCCCTGGCACTGGACGAAGCCTTCCTGGACGTGACCGAGAACAAAAAAAACATCCCGCTGGCCGTAGATATCGCCAAAGAAATCAAGAATGAAATCAAAGAAAAACTAGGACTCGTGGCCTCTGCCGGGGTCTCTTACAATAAATTCCTGGCTAAGATTGCATCTGATTACAAGAAACCCGATGGGCTTTACACCATCCACCCTGACCGGGCCCCCGCCTTTATCTCCAAACTCCCGATCGAGGCATTCTGGGGTATCGGTAAAATCACAGCCCGCAAAATGCACTCGCTAGGCATACACACGGGGGCAGACCTCAAGAAATGCACGCTGGCTTTCCTTATCCGTAACTTCGGGAAAGCCGGCACCTTGTATCACGATTTTGCCAATGGCATCGATCTCAGGGTAGTTACCCCCGAGAGAATCCGTAAATCCGTAGGCTGTGAAAGTACCTTCGAGAACGACTTGACAAACTATATCGCTGTCATCATAGAACTGTACCACGTGACAACGGAATTAATTCTCCGGCTGGAAAAGTCTGATTTCAAAGGGCATACACTAACCTTGAAAATCAGATTCCACGATTTCACCCAAAAGACACGCAGTATCACTATGCCACACGAGTTACGAACGAAACAGGATATTCTTCCCCTGGCCAAAAAATTACTCAAAGATTTAGAACTTACACAATTTAGAATACGTCTTCTAGGACTCTCTGTATCAAATCCTTTCGATGAACTAACCTCCCACGGTCCCTTGCAATTAAGAATTAATTTTGATTAA